Proteins from a genomic interval of Erwinia sp. SLM-02:
- the arnT gene encoding lipid IV(A) 4-amino-4-deoxy-L-arabinosyltransferase: MKSWRITLSLILMYALYYLIPLEYRALWQPDEVRYAEISREMLASGNWISPHFLGLRYFEKPVAGYWINNLSQLLFGESNFSVRFGSVFSITLSALLVGWLTMQIVGQRRTAWLAAIVFLTSLLVYGIGTYAVLDPMITLWLVAAMCCYWLAVQAETTKQTLVAWLLLGLACGMGFLTKGFLALAVPVVAIVPWAIWQRRFREVLIYGPLAVIAAVLISLPWGIAIARQQPDFWSYFFWVEHVQRFAENDAQHSAPFWYYLPVLIAGSLPWLGLLPGALIRAGRERHVNRGGLYLLSWVVMPLLFFSIAKGKLPTYILPCFAPLAILLADYAVQSAKNGGRALRANALVNLAFGTLAALAVWLVLSPWGMSHRPVYQPTEGIKVALGGLAFLFWALMGAVTFTGRGRHWAFAALCPLGIALTIALVIPDKVVNSKQPQEFIQATQKQLAESRFILSNNSGMASAVAWQLRRSDIDMFDQSGELTWGLSYPDSRDRLVAGDRFAEWLAGHRRLGNVSLVLKLTDSARDVDPGLPAPDEVYRQQRMVLYYYRQQP; encoded by the coding sequence ATGAAGAGCTGGCGCATTACCCTGTCCCTGATCCTGATGTATGCCCTTTACTATCTGATCCCGCTTGAATATCGCGCTCTGTGGCAGCCGGATGAGGTTCGTTATGCGGAAATCAGCCGCGAAATGCTGGCCAGCGGGAACTGGATTTCCCCGCATTTTCTTGGCCTGCGCTATTTTGAAAAACCGGTGGCGGGCTACTGGATAAATAACCTCAGCCAGCTGCTGTTCGGCGAAAGTAATTTCTCCGTACGGTTTGGCTCGGTCTTCTCAATTACCCTGAGTGCCCTACTGGTCGGGTGGCTGACGATGCAGATTGTCGGGCAGCGGCGTACCGCATGGCTGGCGGCGATCGTTTTCCTTACCAGCCTGCTGGTTTACGGCATTGGCACCTATGCGGTGCTTGACCCGATGATTACCCTGTGGCTGGTAGCGGCGATGTGCTGCTACTGGCTGGCGGTTCAGGCGGAGACGACGAAACAGACGCTGGTGGCATGGCTGCTGCTGGGGCTGGCCTGCGGTATGGGGTTCCTGACCAAGGGCTTTCTGGCGCTGGCTGTGCCGGTGGTGGCTATCGTGCCCTGGGCCATCTGGCAGCGTCGCTTCCGCGAGGTGCTGATTTACGGACCGCTGGCGGTGATTGCGGCGGTGTTAATCTCTCTTCCCTGGGGAATAGCGATTGCCCGCCAGCAGCCGGATTTCTGGTCTTATTTCTTCTGGGTTGAGCATGTTCAGCGCTTTGCTGAGAACGATGCACAGCATAGTGCGCCGTTCTGGTACTACCTGCCGGTGCTGATTGCCGGTTCACTGCCGTGGCTGGGGCTGCTGCCGGGAGCGCTGATCCGCGCGGGGCGGGAACGGCACGTGAATCGCGGTGGCCTGTATCTGCTGAGCTGGGTCGTGATGCCGCTGCTGTTTTTCAGCATTGCGAAAGGGAAGCTGCCGACCTATATCCTCCCGTGCTTTGCGCCGCTGGCTATCCTGCTGGCTGACTATGCCGTGCAGTCAGCGAAAAACGGCGGGCGGGCGCTGCGGGCAAATGCGCTGGTGAATCTGGCGTTTGGCACGCTGGCCGCGCTGGCGGTGTGGCTGGTGCTATCGCCGTGGGGAATGTCCCATCGTCCGGTTTATCAACCGACGGAAGGTATTAAGGTGGCGCTGGGCGGCCTGGCATTTCTGTTCTGGGCGCTGATGGGGGCCGTCACGTTCACCGGTCGCGGTAGACACTGGGCGTTCGCCGCGCTGTGTCCGCTCGGTATTGCGCTGACCATTGCACTGGTCATTCCGGACAAGGTGGTGAATTCCAAGCAGCCGCAGGAATTTATTCAGGCAACGCAAAAACAGCTGGCCGAAAGCCGCTTTATTCTGTCAAACAACAGCGGGATGGCCTCGGCGGTGGCGTGGCAGCTCAGGCGCAGTGATATTGATATGTTCGATCAGTCCGGCGAGCTGACGTGGGGGCTGAGCTACCCTGACAGCCGCGATCGGCTGGTGGCGGGCGACCGGTTCGCCGAGTGGCTGGCCGGGCACCGCAGGCTCGGCAACGTGTCGCTGGTACTCAAGCTGACCGACAGTGCACGCGACGTTGACCCAGGCCTTCCGGCACCGGACGAGGTTTATCGCCAGCAGCGCATGGTGCTTTACTACTACCGGCAGCAGCCATGA
- the arnE gene encoding 4-amino-4-deoxy-L-arabinose-phosphoundecaprenol flippase subunit ArnE, protein MNILLILLVSLLSCAGQLCQKQATSVTGVARPRRHMLLWLCLSVLLLGLAMLLWLRVLQGVPVSVAYPMLSLNFVFVALAARWLWQERLSLRHGCGILLIVGGVAIMGGYT, encoded by the coding sequence ATGAATATCCTGCTGATCCTCCTGGTCAGCCTGCTGAGCTGTGCCGGGCAGCTTTGCCAGAAGCAGGCAACGTCGGTTACCGGGGTTGCCCGGCCCCGGCGGCATATGCTGCTGTGGCTGTGCCTGAGCGTGCTGCTGCTGGGCCTGGCGATGCTGCTCTGGCTGCGGGTTTTACAGGGCGTTCCGGTCAGCGTGGCCTATCCGATGCTCAGCCTGAATTTTGTCTTTGTCGCGCTGGCTGCCCGCTGGCTGTGGCAGGAGCGGCTGTCGCTCCGCCACGGTTGCGGCATCCTGCTGATCGTGGGCGGTGTGGCGATCATGGGCGGGTATACCTGA
- the arnF gene encoding 4-amino-4-deoxy-L-arabinose-phosphoundecaprenol flippase subunit ArnF, translated as MGWLCALCSVLLVSAAQLLMKWAMIQLPAIERPLDFAAAVLTFSPPVLALLAGLLAYAFSMLCWLLALKRMPLSRAYPLLSLSYLLVWGIALLIPSFSESFLWGKLAGGALILAGLLLIVWPDKKDR; from the coding sequence ATGGGCTGGCTATGTGCGCTGTGCAGCGTGCTGCTGGTCAGCGCGGCGCAGCTGTTGATGAAATGGGCGATGATCCAGCTGCCCGCTATCGAGAGGCCGCTGGACTTCGCCGCCGCCGTTCTCACCTTTTCGCCGCCCGTGCTGGCGCTGCTGGCCGGTTTGCTGGCCTACGCGTTTTCCATGCTCTGTTGGCTGCTGGCGCTGAAGCGTATGCCGCTCAGCCGCGCCTATCCGCTGCTCAGTCTCAGCTATCTGCTGGTCTGGGGTATTGCGCTGCTTATCCCTTCGTTCAGCGAGTCGTTTCTCTGGGGCAAGCTGGCGGGCGGGGCGCTGATCCTCGCTGGCCTGCTGCTGATAGTCTGGCCGGACAAAAAAGACCGTTAA
- the fetA gene encoding iron efflux ABC transporter ATP-binding subunit FetA: MMDKDRLLEVREVSFVLRDKVLLAPLSFSLGKGEFLWLTGPSGAGKSTLLKIIASLLEPSSGEVIFNGQPLAALKPERYRQQVSYVFQTPVLFGSTVYDNLALPYQIRQRPPQRQAMIDGLQRLNLPAAALDRTIDQLSGGEKQRVALLRNLQFPPDILLLDEVTSALDEENKQAVHQLIDAQIGQGTAAIWISHDRHETDNAQRVLTLAAPQNGGQHEPA; the protein is encoded by the coding sequence ATGATGGATAAAGATCGCCTTCTGGAGGTTCGGGAGGTCAGCTTTGTGCTGCGGGATAAGGTTCTGCTGGCACCGCTGTCCTTTTCGCTGGGCAAAGGGGAGTTTCTCTGGCTGACCGGTCCGTCCGGGGCAGGGAAGAGTACGTTACTGAAAATTATCGCCTCTCTGCTGGAGCCGTCATCGGGCGAGGTGATTTTTAACGGGCAGCCGCTGGCGGCGTTAAAACCGGAACGCTACCGGCAGCAGGTTTCCTACGTTTTCCAGACGCCGGTGCTGTTCGGCAGCACGGTATATGACAACCTGGCGCTGCCGTATCAGATCCGTCAGCGCCCGCCGCAGCGGCAGGCGATGATCGACGGCCTGCAGCGGCTGAATCTGCCGGCGGCCGCGCTGGACCGTACTATCGACCAGCTTTCCGGCGGGGAAAAACAGCGCGTGGCGCTGCTGCGTAATCTCCAGTTCCCGCCTGATATTCTGCTGCTGGATGAGGTAACCAGCGCGCTGGATGAGGAAAACAAACAGGCGGTACATCAGCTGATTGATGCGCAGATTGGGCAGGGAACGGCCGCGATCTGGATTAGCCACGATCGCCATGAAACCGATAACGCGCAGCGGGTTCTGACGCTGGCGGCACCGCAGAACGGGGGCCAGCATGAACCAGCATAA
- the fetB gene encoding iron efflux ABC transporter permease subunit FetB, producing MNQHNITNESLGLALVLVLIALVVSRKERLGLEKDIVWSVARAIVQLVIVGYVLKYIFDLNNGWLTVLMVLFICVNAALNAKKRSRAIDNGFLISFVAITLGTTLTLTILVLSGAIEFMPMQVIPISGMIAGNAMVAVGLCFTNLNQRFADNRQKVEEMLSLGASARLASGSIVRDSIRAAMIPTVDAAKTVGLVSLPGMMSGLIFAGIDPVKAIKYQIMVTFMLLGTASLSTIVAGYLSFRRFYTARIQLKS from the coding sequence ATGAACCAGCATAATATTACCAACGAGTCGCTGGGACTGGCGCTGGTGCTGGTGTTGATCGCCCTGGTGGTCAGCCGCAAAGAGCGGCTGGGGCTGGAAAAAGATATCGTCTGGAGCGTGGCGCGGGCCATCGTGCAGCTGGTGATCGTCGGCTATGTACTGAAATACATTTTCGACCTGAATAACGGCTGGCTGACGGTACTGATGGTGCTGTTTATCTGCGTTAACGCCGCATTGAATGCCAAAAAGCGCAGCCGCGCCATTGATAACGGCTTTCTGATTTCGTTCGTGGCGATAACGTTGGGCACCACCCTGACCTTAACCATTCTGGTGCTCAGCGGGGCCATTGAGTTTATGCCGATGCAGGTGATCCCGATATCCGGCATGATCGCCGGTAATGCGATGGTGGCGGTGGGGCTGTGCTTCACGAATCTTAACCAGCGTTTTGCCGATAACCGGCAGAAGGTGGAGGAGATGCTGAGTCTGGGTGCCAGCGCGCGGCTGGCATCCGGCAGCATTGTGCGCGACAGCATTCGTGCGGCGATGATCCCCACCGTGGATGCGGCTAAAACCGTGGGGCTGGTCAGCCTGCCGGGGATGATGTCCGGGCTGATTTTTGCCGGCATCGATCCGGTGAAGGCGATTAAGTATCAGATTATGGTGACGTTTATGCTGCTGGGCACCGCCAGCCTGTCGACCATCGTGGCCGGGTATCTGTCTTTCCGCCGCTTCTACACGGCACGGATTCAGCTGAAGTCGTGA
- a CDS encoding carbohydrate porin, whose protein sequence is MKKIALLCSGALMMFSSASWADMAPLSVDSSYMFGDWGGLRSQLKDDGVDFQVNYTMESASNLAGGYKTSSSARYTDQWAFGTTLDLEKLLNWDDTQFQFTVTSRNGHDLTEHINDPRTGGLSSVQEVYGRGQTWRLTQFWMNKGFFDRLIEVKAGRVTVGEDFDSFQSNFENLAFGSGQPGNWRGDRWFNWPVSQWGGRVKFNFTPEVFLQVGFYNQTASNYDTGNGFRLDGSPTLGNMVPVELGWKPVFGPDKLPGNYRMGVYYSSVNGDKYSSYRNGGYHDDAHAYGGYLLLQQQLTAMDGDNQRGLNLTVQGVMNDRRTSKTDNYQAMTFVWKGPFASRAQDEIGVGAARIHVNSNYGRMQHRINEENGESHYDSPTYLPVQHGSEYNYEIYYNARVTNWLSLRPNLQYVASPGAVSEVKNAFIGGLSANVNF, encoded by the coding sequence ATGAAAAAAATCGCGCTCCTGTGCAGTGGTGCACTGATGATGTTTTCCAGCGCTTCATGGGCTGATATGGCACCGTTGAGCGTTGATTCATCCTATATGTTTGGTGACTGGGGGGGATTACGCTCGCAGCTAAAAGACGACGGTGTGGATTTCCAGGTCAACTACACCATGGAGTCTGCCAGCAACCTCGCCGGCGGCTATAAAACCTCCAGCTCCGCCCGCTATACCGATCAATGGGCATTTGGTACCACCCTCGATTTAGAAAAACTGCTCAACTGGGACGATACGCAGTTTCAGTTCACCGTGACCAGCCGTAACGGCCACGATCTCACCGAGCATATTAACGACCCCCGTACCGGCGGCCTGTCATCGGTACAGGAGGTGTATGGTCGAGGCCAGACCTGGCGTCTGACCCAGTTCTGGATGAATAAAGGGTTCTTCGATCGTCTTATCGAAGTGAAAGCAGGACGCGTGACCGTCGGTGAGGATTTTGATTCGTTCCAGAGCAATTTCGAAAACCTGGCCTTCGGCAGCGGTCAGCCGGGAAACTGGCGCGGCGATCGCTGGTTTAACTGGCCGGTTTCCCAGTGGGGCGGACGCGTGAAGTTCAACTTCACGCCTGAAGTATTCCTGCAGGTCGGTTTCTACAACCAGACGGCCAGCAACTACGATACCGGGAATGGCTTCCGCCTGGATGGCAGCCCGACGCTCGGTAACATGGTGCCGGTAGAGCTGGGCTGGAAGCCGGTCTTCGGCCCTGACAAACTGCCGGGCAACTATCGTATGGGCGTCTACTACTCTTCGGTAAACGGCGATAAGTATTCCAGCTACCGTAATGGCGGCTATCACGATGATGCGCACGCGTACGGCGGCTATCTGTTACTGCAACAGCAACTGACCGCTATGGACGGGGATAATCAGCGCGGGCTGAACCTGACGGTTCAGGGGGTGATGAACGATCGACGTACCTCTAAAACCGATAACTATCAGGCGATGACCTTTGTCTGGAAAGGGCCGTTTGCCTCACGCGCACAGGATGAAATTGGCGTCGGTGCCGCACGCATTCACGTCAACAGCAACTACGGGCGCATGCAGCATCGCATCAATGAGGAAAACGGCGAAAGTCACTATGACAGCCCGACCTACCTGCCCGTCCAGCACGGTTCGGAGTATAACTATGAAATCTATTACAATGCCCGTGTGACCAACTGGCTGAGCCTGCGGCCAAATCTGCAGTACGTCGCCTCACCGGGAGCCGTCAGCGAAGTGAAAAACGCCTTTATCGGCGGACTGAGCGCTAACGTGAATTTCTAA
- a CDS encoding carbohydrate porin, translating to MERLSSSKILRNALLVGASTLALALASGTLCASQRPYDIMPEQQTPSPISPRGANPLSLPQSSLPSAEYQSNKPQPLMHGEGFNYDLYYNYRLTPHIILRPNLQQTTKPGAVEDNSQRFVGGLSAGIKF from the coding sequence ATGGAAAGATTATCGTCCTCGAAAATACTGCGCAATGCTCTTCTGGTCGGTGCCAGCACGCTGGCATTAGCGCTAGCCAGCGGCACGCTTTGCGCGAGTCAAAGACCGTACGACATTATGCCCGAGCAACAAACGCCCTCACCGATATCCCCAAGAGGTGCGAATCCACTGTCTTTACCGCAAAGTTCGCTGCCATCGGCGGAGTATCAAAGCAATAAGCCGCAGCCTCTCATGCACGGTGAGGGGTTTAATTACGACCTTTACTATAACTATCGCTTAACCCCTCATATTATTCTGCGCCCCAACCTGCAGCAAACCACCAAACCCGGTGCCGTTGAAGATAACTCCCAGCGCTTCGTTGGCGGTCTGAGCGCCGGAATTAAATTTTAA
- a CDS encoding CsbD family protein, which yields MSLFDKANDKAEEALGKGQEEFGKAVDSPEHEFKGKVRQQAAKASYAIDDALDCVKTKTQDSPLVSLAIAAGVGFLAAKILGRR from the coding sequence ATGAGTCTGTTTGATAAAGCGAACGATAAAGCGGAAGAAGCTCTCGGCAAAGGCCAGGAAGAGTTTGGCAAAGCCGTCGACTCTCCTGAGCATGAATTCAAGGGGAAAGTCCGTCAGCAGGCAGCGAAGGCATCCTATGCTATTGATGATGCGCTGGACTGTGTGAAAACCAAAACCCAGGATTCACCGCTGGTTTCACTGGCCATTGCCGCCGGCGTCGGTTTTCTGGCGGCTAAAATACTTGGCCGCAGATAA
- the cydB gene encoding cytochrome d ubiquinol oxidase subunit II yields the protein MGIDLSIIWFTIIVFATLMYIIMDGFDLGIGILFPFNKDPVERDMMVNTVAPVWDGNETWLILGGAALFGAFPLAYAVITTALAAPLTIMLIGLIFRGVAFEFRFKATEEHRPFWDKAFIGGSFVATFSQGVVLGAVINGFEVTNRTYSGPALAWLTPFTLFCGVGLVLAYALLGSTWLIMKTENELHRKMTALTKPLLLALLVVIAIVSVWTPLLHENIMHRWFSLPNLFWFLPVPVLVLAAAWGLLSALKRHAHYTPFLLTLALVFLGFTGLGISIWPNIIPPSITIWDAASPPQSQGFMLVGGLMIIPVILVYTFWSYYVFRGKIKPDEGYH from the coding sequence ATGGGAATCGATCTCTCCATTATCTGGTTTACCATCATCGTTTTCGCCACCCTGATGTACATCATTATGGATGGCTTCGATCTCGGCATCGGCATCCTGTTCCCGTTCAATAAGGATCCCGTTGAGCGCGATATGATGGTCAATACCGTCGCCCCGGTGTGGGACGGCAACGAAACCTGGCTTATCCTGGGCGGCGCTGCGCTGTTTGGTGCCTTCCCGCTGGCCTATGCGGTGATCACCACCGCACTGGCCGCCCCGCTGACGATTATGCTGATCGGCCTGATTTTCCGCGGCGTGGCCTTTGAGTTCCGCTTTAAGGCAACAGAAGAGCATCGCCCGTTCTGGGACAAAGCATTTATCGGAGGCTCGTTTGTGGCCACCTTCAGCCAGGGCGTGGTGCTGGGCGCGGTGATTAACGGTTTTGAGGTCACCAACCGGACCTACAGCGGCCCGGCGCTGGCGTGGCTGACGCCGTTCACGCTGTTCTGCGGCGTCGGTCTGGTTCTGGCCTATGCGCTGCTGGGCAGCACCTGGCTGATTATGAAAACCGAAAACGAGCTGCACCGCAAAATGACCGCGCTGACCAAGCCCCTGCTGCTGGCCCTGCTGGTGGTCATTGCTATCGTCAGCGTCTGGACGCCGCTGCTGCACGAAAACATTATGCACCGCTGGTTTAGCCTGCCTAACCTGTTCTGGTTCCTGCCGGTACCGGTGCTGGTGCTGGCCGCGGCTTGGGGGCTGCTCAGCGCGCTGAAACGCCACGCGCACTACACGCCATTCCTGCTGACGCTGGCGCTGGTCTTCCTTGGCTTTACCGGTCTGGGTATCAGTATCTGGCCGAACATCATTCCGCCGTCCATCACCATCTGGGATGCGGCTTCTCCGCCACAGAGCCAGGGCTTTATGCTGGTCGGCGGATTAATGATTATCCCGGTGATTCTGGTTTATACCTTCTGGAGCTATTACGTCTTCCGCGGAAAAATTAAGCCGGACGAAGGCTACCACTGA
- a CDS encoding cytochrome ubiquinol oxidase subunit I, with protein MFGLDAYHLARIQFGFTVAFHILFPAITIGLASFLAVLEGLWLKSKNEVYRDLYHFWSKIFAVNFGMGVVSGLVMAYQFGTNWAGFSQFAGSITGPLLTYEVLTAFFLEAGFLGVMLFGWNRVSRGLHFFATCMVALGTIISTFWILASNSWMQTPQGYAVENGIVVPADWMAIIFNPSFPYRLLHMSVAAFLVTAFFVGASAAWHLLRKNDTPAIRKMLSMALWMALIVSPIQAMIGDAHGLNTLEHQPAKIAAIEGHWENPPGEATPLILFGIPDMKEERTRYALEIPYLGSLILTHSLDKQVPALKSFPKEDRPNSLVVFWSFRVMVGLGMLMILMGVVSLWMRRGQRLYTSRPFLWFVLLMGPSGLIALVAGWITTEMGRQPWVIYGLLRTRDAVSLHSTLQMAISLIAFILVYISVFGIGYTYLANLIKKGPQTGEGDHTPEGGPGTSHTPSRPLSAVQEKLNSSEEGK; from the coding sequence ATGTTCGGATTAGATGCGTATCACCTGGCGAGGATACAGTTTGGCTTTACCGTAGCCTTCCACATCCTTTTCCCCGCTATCACCATCGGGTTAGCCAGTTTCCTTGCGGTACTGGAAGGCCTGTGGCTGAAAAGCAAAAACGAGGTTTATCGCGACCTCTATCATTTCTGGTCAAAAATCTTCGCCGTCAACTTCGGAATGGGCGTGGTATCCGGACTGGTCATGGCCTATCAGTTTGGTACCAACTGGGCCGGTTTCTCGCAGTTTGCCGGCAGTATTACCGGCCCGCTGCTGACCTATGAAGTGCTGACCGCATTCTTCCTTGAAGCGGGCTTCCTCGGCGTAATGCTGTTTGGCTGGAACCGCGTCAGTCGCGGGCTGCACTTCTTTGCCACCTGCATGGTGGCGCTGGGCACTATCATTTCCACCTTCTGGATCCTGGCGTCTAACAGCTGGATGCAAACGCCGCAGGGCTATGCGGTGGAAAACGGTATCGTTGTCCCCGCCGACTGGATGGCCATCATCTTCAACCCGTCTTTCCCTTACCGACTGCTGCACATGTCCGTGGCGGCCTTCCTGGTAACCGCGTTCTTCGTGGGTGCCTCGGCGGCCTGGCATCTGCTGCGTAAAAACGATACGCCAGCTATTCGCAAAATGCTCTCCATGGCGCTGTGGATGGCGCTGATCGTGTCGCCGATTCAGGCGATGATTGGCGATGCCCACGGCCTGAACACGCTCGAACATCAGCCCGCGAAAATTGCGGCCATTGAAGGCCACTGGGAAAACCCGCCGGGGGAAGCCACGCCGCTGATCCTGTTCGGCATCCCGGACATGAAGGAAGAGAGAACCCGCTACGCGCTGGAAATTCCTTACCTCGGCAGCCTGATTCTGACCCACAGCCTGGATAAACAGGTTCCGGCACTGAAGAGCTTCCCGAAAGAAGATCGCCCTAACTCGCTGGTGGTGTTCTGGTCGTTCCGCGTGATGGTGGGCTTGGGCATGCTGATGATCCTGATGGGCGTGGTCAGCCTGTGGATGCGTCGAGGCCAGCGTCTTTATACCTCGCGTCCGTTCCTGTGGTTTGTCCTGCTGATGGGGCCATCCGGGCTGATCGCGCTGGTTGCGGGCTGGATCACCACGGAGATGGGGCGTCAGCCATGGGTAATCTACGGCCTGCTGCGCACCCGTGACGCCGTTTCGCTGCACAGCACGCTGCAGATGGCCATCTCGCTGATCGCCTTTATCCTGGTTTATATCTCGGTGTTCGGCATCGGCTATACCTATCTGGCGAACCTGATTAAAAAAGGCCCTCAGACAGGAGAAGGTGACCACACGCCAGAAGGCGGACCGGGTACCTCGCACACGCCTTCTCGCCCGCTGTCGGCGGTGCAGGAAAAACTCAATTCATCGGAAGAGGGAAAATAA
- a CDS encoding LysE family translocator, which translates to MEMLFALLPVYAAYLLGTASPGPSNMAIMGVAMSQGRIPALMLAAGVISGSLCWALLVATGLSTLLLAWAQAVTVIKIVGGIYLLWLAFKAARSAAQSKPLANSAAVAMPLSYRALYRRGLLLHLSNPKAIMVWMAIMSLGIHPDASPWLLPLIVGGCALLGIGVFSSYALLFSTQVMSRGYQKCRRGIEGVFALFFTAAGLKLLFSR; encoded by the coding sequence ATGGAAATGTTGTTCGCATTGTTGCCGGTTTATGCGGCCTATTTGCTGGGTACGGCCAGCCCTGGCCCCAGTAATATGGCGATCATGGGGGTGGCAATGAGCCAGGGGCGGATCCCCGCTTTGATGCTGGCTGCCGGAGTGATCAGCGGATCGCTGTGCTGGGCATTGCTGGTGGCCACCGGATTATCGACGCTGCTGCTGGCCTGGGCGCAGGCGGTGACGGTGATTAAGATCGTCGGCGGTATCTATCTGCTCTGGCTGGCGTTCAAAGCGGCACGCAGCGCTGCGCAGAGCAAACCGCTGGCTAATAGTGCCGCGGTGGCGATGCCGCTGTCTTATCGTGCGCTGTATCGTCGCGGTTTGCTGCTGCATCTCAGCAATCCGAAAGCGATTATGGTATGGATGGCGATTATGTCTCTGGGGATCCACCCGGACGCATCTCCCTGGCTACTTCCGCTGATTGTTGGCGGCTGCGCGCTGCTGGGCATCGGGGTGTTCAGTAGCTACGCGCTGCTGTTTTCGACCCAGGTGATGAGCCGGGGCTATCAGAAATGCCGCCGCGGTATCGAAGGGGTGTTTGCGCTGTTTTTCACTGCGGCAGGCCTTAAGCTGCTGTTTTCCCGCTGA
- a CDS encoding malate/lactate/ureidoglycolate dehydrogenase → MDEVRIAPDSLHQMVESLWQHAGSSQAEAKKIADHLVAANLAGHDSHGVGMIPTYMTSRALGNLQQNRQLQIVKDAGAVLTVDGQQGFGQVMAAEAMELAIGRTRELGMCAIALRNSHHIGRIGHWAEMCASAGLISFHFVNVVGDPLVAPFNGSDRRFGTNPFCAVFPRPGQAPLLLDFATSGIAYGKTRVAWNKGAAVADGNLIDSHGLPTCDPGVMHETPYGSLLAFGLHKGYALAVMCEILGGALSGGKTTHRESLQTSPAAIFNCMTSIVLDPAAFDAPEMQQEAQRFIDWVKASPQAGEQAIKVPGEWEEEQRAARRRNGIPIDANSWQQLCQAAREAGMPEAELAGYQP, encoded by the coding sequence ATGGATGAAGTACGTATTGCCCCCGACAGCCTGCATCAGATGGTAGAAAGCCTGTGGCAACATGCAGGCAGCAGTCAGGCCGAAGCAAAAAAAATCGCCGACCATCTTGTTGCCGCGAATCTCGCAGGCCACGACTCCCACGGCGTGGGTATGATCCCTACCTATATGACCTCCCGTGCGCTGGGAAATTTGCAACAAAACCGTCAGTTACAGATCGTGAAAGATGCCGGTGCGGTGTTAACCGTTGATGGCCAGCAGGGGTTTGGCCAGGTGATGGCCGCAGAGGCCATGGAACTGGCAATTGGCCGCACGCGTGAACTGGGTATGTGCGCGATTGCTCTGCGTAATTCTCACCACATCGGACGTATTGGCCACTGGGCCGAAATGTGCGCCAGCGCCGGACTGATTTCATTCCATTTTGTCAACGTGGTCGGCGATCCGCTGGTTGCCCCCTTCAACGGCAGCGACCGTCGGTTCGGCACCAATCCATTCTGCGCCGTCTTTCCGCGGCCGGGCCAGGCGCCATTATTACTGGACTTCGCCACCAGCGGCATCGCCTACGGGAAAACCCGCGTGGCATGGAATAAAGGCGCGGCGGTGGCCGACGGCAACCTGATAGACAGCCACGGTCTGCCGACCTGCGATCCCGGCGTGATGCATGAAACACCCTACGGGTCACTGCTGGCCTTTGGTCTGCATAAAGGTTATGCGCTGGCGGTGATGTGTGAAATTCTTGGCGGTGCCCTGTCCGGGGGGAAAACCACTCACCGGGAGTCGCTGCAAACCTCACCGGCGGCGATTTTCAACTGCATGACCAGCATCGTGCTGGATCCTGCCGCCTTTGATGCCCCGGAAATGCAGCAGGAAGCGCAGCGGTTTATCGACTGGGTTAAAGCTTCGCCGCAGGCCGGTGAACAGGCTATTAAAGTTCCGGGAGAGTGGGAAGAAGAACAGCGGGCAGCGCGTCGCCGCAACGGCATTCCGATTGACGCCAACAGCTGGCAGCAGCTGTGCCAGGCGGCACGCGAAGCCGGAATGCCTGAAGCCGAACTGGCGGGCTATCAGCCCTGA